In the Caenorhabditis elegans chromosome X genome, one interval contains:
- the sto-3 gene encoding Stomatin-3 (Confirmed by transcript evidence) codes for MIGREYQKYYTPTFFDFVALICAWAFLLLTFPVSIFFCVKIVKEYDRMVIFRLGRLWQDNPRGPGIVLVLPFIDSHKTVDLRVMSYDVPTQEMLTRDSVTIGVDAAVYYRTSDPIASLARVNDAHMSTRQLAQSSLRNVLGTRSLAELMTDRHGIAVQVKYILDSATLFWGIHVERVEIKDIRLPREMCRAMAAEAEAQRESDAKVVTAQGELDASMAFQKAADELAGSPTALQLRYLQTLVKISAHDNHTIVVPFPMEYIKKKIRK; via the exons ATGATTGGCAGAGAATATCAGAAATACTACACTCCCACATTCTTTGATTTTGTTGCGTTGATATGCGCTTGGGCATTCCTGCTTTTAACGTTTCCAGTTTCAATATTCTTCTGCGTCAAGATTGTGAAAGAATATGATCGTATG GTTATTTTCCGTCTTGGACGACTCTGGCAGGACAATCCAAGAGGACCCGGAATTGTGCTGGTTTTACCATTCATAGACTCGCATAAAACCGTTGACCTAAG GGTAATGTCTTATGATGTACCTACACAGGAAATGTTAACAAGAGACAGTGTGACAATTGGTGTGGATGCTGCTGTCTACTATAGGACTAG tgatccTATTGCTAGCCTGGCTCGGGTAAATGACGCTCACATGTCAACTCGCCAGCTTGCACAGTCGTCATTAAGAAATGTATTGGGCACAAGGTCATTGGCTGAACTTATGACTGACAGACATGGTATTGCAGTTCAAGTCAAGTATATTTTGGATAGTG CAACCTTATTCTGGGGAATTCATGTGGAGCGAGTGGAAATTAAGGACATACGCCTTCCAAGGGAGATGTGCAGAGCTATGGCAGCAGAAGCTGAAGCTCAAAGAGAAAGTGATGCAAAAGTTGTAACTGCACAAGGAGAACTTGAT gCGTCAATGGCATTTCAAAAAGCTGCTGATGAGCTTGCTGGTTCTCCAACAGCATTGCAGTTGCGGTATCTACAAACTCTGGTCAAAATCTCTGCGCATGACAATCACACAATAGTGGTACCATTTCCAATGGAAtatatcaaaaagaaaattcgaaaatga
- the twk-44 gene encoding Potassium channel domain-containing protein (Confirmed by transcript evidence), with protein MNGPLNYPIVRRDTIVDENAMQHLLLHESIWSHAFKKKRKRGSIVNRPSKLKRFVSLLQIIYDKSRVHYLVPIILLIAYSVLGGLIFWSIERPNEEIMLADKRNYIAALTDDLVEVLMQIHNRLIDFNRVYSNNTYLLMIHYRGYRKFALNQIHKSVYWYTLSTFYLTEHEMHKVVALRPKNPEQLWKRHFESNFGRIRALKNYTEQLCLRCWELGVEGANQGWTRYNYSLMVNQSVEEYNNSVGLGHVLTPVWTFWNAMFLAVTTYTTIGYGNITAKTKLGKLAAMVYAVVGIPLVLMILHKSGRLFLMGLEHMWDFILRITDSFCVGSGKQRVRNTGEDRISEMPLILAIGVAFGWMFLCAAIFLRFEKDWDYFKSFYFFFCSLTTIGYGDVTPTNSEDMFIIFGLIIIGLSLVSMCINVIQLKLEKLFEELLLTLMEELNADPDGTRLKAGTIGAREMWRAWKKRRGKLKDGLERAKGARDVANKASENFVKMLPFSRKRERQNLIAEFQKKLHSKEKSTQTDFGYPRCEEAYTETSDVDSCVTDFRSSIISDKSQHHLLLIPDGPICGPSRCESRPVVAMAEASLCSSSSVNPSSYPSSHRPSSSILSSSPGSRISAPSAASSAKSAPAASPSRQPPLVDFDPSRRWTFVATNRNQRGYPRGLVVPYMYTRPMSSVVHTTEVRRLIAELDVRLQDCRSLATPTNSIRGTVSERSFSRSVISDLSIPEES; from the exons ATGAACGGTCCTCTCAATTATCCAATTGTTCGACGAGACACAATTGTTGATGAAAATGCTATGCAG caCTTGCTACTGCACGAGAGCATATGGAGCCATgcattcaagaaaaaaagaaagagggGCTCCATTGTGAACCGTCCTTCAAAACTGAAACGCTTTGTATCTTTACTACAA ATAATATATGACAAGTCTCGAGTCCACTACCTCGTTCCTATTATTCTACTGATAGCTTATTCCGTATTAGGTGGCTTGATATTTTGGTCAATTGAACGTCCAAATGAAGAAATTATGCTAGCTGACAAG AGAAATTACATCGCGGCACTAACAGATGATTTGGTGGAAGTTTTGATGCAGATTCACAACCGGTTGATTGATTTCAACAGGGTTTACAGCAATAATACATATTTGTTGATGATTCACTATCGGggttatcgaaaatttgcattaaacCAGATTCATAAG AGTGTATATTGGTACACGCTATCAACATTCTATCTGACAGAACATGAAATGCATAAAGTCGTGGCTTTGCGCCCAAAAAATCCAGAGCAACTGTGGAAAAGACACTTTGAGAGTAACTTTGGAAGAATACGGGCGCTGAAAAACTACACTGAACAA TTATGTTTGCGATGTTGGGAGTTAGGCGTCGAAGGAGCAAATCAGGGATGGACAAGGTATAACTATAGTTTGATG GTCAACCAGAGTGTAGAAGAATATAATAATTCTGTTGGGCTGGGACATGTATTAACTCCAGTGTGGACCTTTTGGAATGCAATGTTTCTAGCAG TAACCACATATACCACAATAGGATATGGAAACATAACCGCCAAAacaaaacttggaaaactGGCTGCGATGGTTTATGCTGTTGTCGGAATTCCTCTCGTCCTCATGATACTTCATAAATCAGGACGATTGTTTTTAATGGGATTGGAGCACATGTGGGACTTTATTTTGAG AATTACTGACAGTTTTTGCGTTGGATCGGGTAAACAACGTGTTCGAAATACTGGTGAAGATAGGATTTCTGAAATGCCTCTTATTCTGGCTATAg GAGTCGCATTTGGCTGGATGTTTTTATGTGCTGCAATATTTCTACGATTTGAAAAAGATTgggattattttaaaagtttttattttttcttttgttcatTAACTACAATTGGATATG GTGACGTTACACCAACTAATAGCGAAGAtatgtttattatttttggtttgatTATCATCGGTTTATCATTGGTTTCTATGTGTATCAATGTAATCCAACTAAAATTGGAGAAACTTTTCGAg GAGCTTCTCCTCACTTTAATGGAAGAGTTGAATGCAGATCCAGATGGCACCCGTTTGAAAGCTGGTACTATTG GCGCGCGAGAAATGTGGAGAGCTTGGAAGAAACGACGAGGAAAGCTGAAGGATGGTTTGGAAAGGGCAAAAGGAGCCAGAGATGTTGCTAATAAAGCTAGCGAAAATTTCGTTAAG atgctgCCATTTTCTCGCAAGAGAGAACGTCAAAACTTGATAGCAgagttccagaaaaaattacacagcAAGGAAAAGAGCACACAGACTGATTTTGGCTATCCACGCTGTGAGGAGGCTTACACGGAAACAAGTGATGTAGACAGTTGTGTTACAGATTTTCGTAGCTCAATTATCTCCGATAAAT CTCAACATCATTTGCTCCTTATACCAGATGGTCCAATTTGTGGGCCATCACGTTGTGAGAGTAGGCCGGTTGTCGCGATGGCAGAGGCTTCACTATGTTCTTCATCATCAGTGAATCCATCGTCTTATCCATCATCACATCGTCCTAGTTCTTCGATTCTCTCTTCTTCTCCAGGATCTAGAATTTCCGCGCCGTCGGCTGCTAGTTCAGCCAAGTCAGCACCTGCAGCAAGTCCAAGTCGTCAACCCCCATTAGTTGATTTTGATCCAAGCCGCCGATGGACTTTTGTGGCCACAAATCGG aatcaacgCGGATATCCTCGAGGGCTCGTTGTTCCGTATATGTATACTAGGCCTATG agctCCGTAGTTCATACAACAGAAGTGAGAAGGCTGATTGCAGAGTTAGATGTTCGACTTCAG GACTGTCGCTCGTTGGCAACTCCGACCAACTCAATTCGAGGGACCGTTTCAGAGAGATCATTCTCAAGATCTGTTATTTCAGACTTATCAATTCCAGAGGAATCATAG
- the spp-30 gene encoding Saposin B-type domain-containing protein (Confirmed by transcript evidence), giving the protein MKLVILLYLILLACFTKMSCTSKPIDNCTYCVNVLKCVFGHFGKSVKSKRQLGNKLVATCKRYSQYRSRCIRVVKSNLLLIFDNMQPEKYDPVQTCIELQECAPSSLASDTISTSDK; this is encoded by the exons ATGAAACTGGTAATCCTTCTTTATTTGATACTATTAGCTTGCTTTACGAAG atgagTTGCACATCAAAACCAATTGATAATTGTACATACTGTGTAAATGTTCTCAAATGTGTATTTGgccattttggaaaaagtgtGAAGAGCAAAAGGCAATTGGGGAATAAGCTTGTAGCCACTTGCAAACGATATTCACAG tatCGAAGTAGATGTATTCGTGTTGTGAAATCAAACTTGCTTTTAATCTTTGACAACATGCAACCAGAAAAGTACGATCCGGTTCAAACGTGCATTGAGCTTCAG gaGTGTGCTCCAAGTTCTCTCGCCTCTGACACCATTTCAACTTCCGATAAGTAA
- the sto-6 gene encoding Band 7 domain-containing protein (Confirmed by transcript evidence), which yields MPNQPQPRKATRGRAAPRFMEMSDKVDFTACGWILTIFSYILAVLTLPISVFLCVKVAQEYERAVIFRLGRVKPGGARGPGLFFVVPCIDSYKKIDLRTLSFEVPPQELLSKDAVTVAVDAVVFFRISNATISVINIEDAARSTKLLAQTTLRNILGTKTLTEMLSDRDVISLQMQATLDETTIPWGVKVERVEMKDVRLPYQLQRVMAAEAEATRDAMAKIIAAEGEKNASTALAEAADVISMSPCAIQLRYLQTLNSISSEKNNTIVFPFPMEMMSRFIKRQGKHVLKKMGALKYS from the exons ATGCCTAACCAACCACAACCGCGTAAAGCCACACGAGGCCGCGCAGCTCCCAGGTTCATGGAAA TGTCGGACAAAGTGGATTTCACGGCATGCGGTTGGATACtcacaattttctcatatATTCTGGCAGTTCTCACGCTCCCAATATCAGTTTTCCTTTGTGTAAAG GTTGCACAAGAGTACGAGCGAGCTGTGATATTTCGATTAGGACGGGTAAAACCAGGCGGTGCGCGGGGACCTGGTTTATTTTTCGTAGTGCCGTGTATAGATTCGtacaagaaaattgatttgagaACATTGTCCTTTGAAGTCCCACCACAAGAGTTACTTTCGAAAGATGCGGTGACCGTCGCTGTCGATGCAGTCGTGttcttcagaatttcaaatgcAACAATATCA gtaATCAACATCGAAGATGCTGCTAGATCTACAAAGCTACTTGCACAAACGACCCTCCGTAACATTCTTGGAACCAAAACCCTTACAGAAATGTTATCTGATCGTGATGTCATTTCCCTACAGATGCAG GCAACTCTTGACGAAACGACAATCCCATGGGGCGTAAAAGTCGAACGCGTCGAGATGAAAGATGTTCGTCTTCCGTACCAATTGCAACGCGTAATGGCTGCTGAAGCAGAAGCGACAAGAGATGCAATGGCTAAA ataattgCAGCAGAAGGAGAGAAGAATGCGTCAACAGCTCTCGCAGAAGCAGCTGATGTG ATTTCAATGTCTCCGTGTGCGATTCAACTTCGTTATTTGCAAACATTGAATAGCATAAG CTCGGAGAAAAACAACACAATTGTATTCCCCTTCCCAATGGAAATGATGTCCCGTTTCATCAAGCGACAaggaaaacatgttttgaaaaa aatggGTGCGCTGAAGTACAGCTGA